A stretch of the Myxococcus fulvus genome encodes the following:
- a CDS encoding RDD family protein, whose protein sequence is MSDFREAGESISEAQCSEHAGFSADGACTRCGTFVCAFCALSWAGRCFKCVHAAPELATRRARLAAGLVDGAALLLPCLLLGVLRCLAIPDEAAMKAPVVYVPALLVLFVQASLIRGTGASLGKRLLGIRVVRRDGLPAEVWRIALLRNVLPMALCGYCGWLGLVDALFIVGEERRCLHDWVAGTRVVKAPRAQRSFAARLVTG, encoded by the coding sequence ATGTCCGACTTCCGCGAGGCCGGTGAATCGATTTCGGAAGCCCAGTGCTCGGAGCACGCAGGCTTCTCGGCTGACGGTGCCTGTACTCGTTGCGGCACCTTCGTCTGTGCCTTCTGCGCGTTGTCCTGGGCGGGCCGGTGCTTCAAGTGCGTTCATGCTGCTCCTGAGCTGGCGACGCGCAGGGCCCGGCTCGCGGCAGGCCTTGTCGATGGTGCCGCGCTCCTGCTCCCGTGCCTGCTCCTGGGCGTCCTCCGGTGTCTGGCCATTCCGGACGAGGCGGCGATGAAGGCTCCGGTCGTCTACGTCCCGGCCCTCCTCGTGTTGTTCGTGCAGGCGAGCCTGATTCGAGGGACGGGGGCGAGTCTCGGCAAGAGGCTCCTGGGAATCCGCGTCGTCCGAAGAGATGGCCTACCGGCGGAGGTATGGCGGATCGCTCTGCTGAGGAACGTGCTCCCGATGGCGCTCTGCGGCTACTGCGGCTGGCTCGGCCTCGTGGACGCGCTCTTCATCGTTGGAGAGGAGCGGCGATGCCTCCACGACTGGGTGGCCGGCACTCGCGTCGTGAAGGCGCCTCGAGCGCAGCGCTCCTTCGCTGCGCGGCTCGTGACTGGCTGA